The Agromyces mariniharenae genome includes a window with the following:
- a CDS encoding ABC transporter substrate-binding protein, with translation MKSKLLAASGVVAVAAAALTGCSTGASEEACTNKIVNADATQVSVWAWYPAFEEVVDLFNENHDDVQICWTNAGQGNDEYTKFSTALESGSGAPDVIMLESEVLSSFSIRDGLVDLTEYGADEVKDDYTEGAWKDVSSGDAVYAIPVDGGPMGMLYRKDILDRYGIPVPTTWDEFAAAAQALKDAGAPGVLADFPTNGRAYNQALFAQAGSVPFEYDSAEPTDIAIDVNDDGSKRVLAYWDDLVKKGLVATDDAFTADYNTKLVDGSYAIYVAAAWGPGYLSGLADADSDAVWQAAPVPQWDPADPVQINWGGSTFAVTSQAKDKEAAATVAKEVFGTEEAWKIGIEEAALFPLWKPILESDYFRDLEYPFFGGQQINKDVFLEAAAGYTGFTFSPFQNYAYDQLTEQLYAMVQGEKSSDQALDDLQASLEQYATEQGFTLQ, from the coding sequence ATGAAGTCGAAGCTCCTGGCCGCGTCCGGCGTCGTCGCCGTCGCCGCGGCCGCCCTCACCGGCTGCTCCACCGGCGCCTCCGAGGAGGCCTGCACCAACAAGATCGTGAACGCGGATGCCACGCAGGTCAGCGTGTGGGCCTGGTATCCCGCGTTCGAGGAGGTCGTCGACCTCTTCAACGAGAACCACGACGACGTCCAGATCTGCTGGACGAACGCCGGCCAGGGCAACGACGAGTACACGAAGTTCTCGACCGCCCTCGAGTCGGGCTCGGGTGCGCCCGACGTGATCATGCTCGAGTCCGAGGTGCTCTCGAGCTTCTCGATCCGCGACGGCCTCGTCGACCTCACCGAGTACGGCGCCGACGAGGTGAAGGACGACTACACCGAGGGTGCGTGGAAGGACGTCTCGAGCGGCGACGCGGTCTACGCGATCCCCGTCGACGGCGGCCCCATGGGCATGCTCTACCGCAAGGACATCCTCGACCGGTACGGCATCCCCGTGCCCACCACCTGGGACGAATTCGCCGCCGCCGCGCAAGCGCTGAAGGATGCGGGCGCCCCGGGCGTCCTCGCCGACTTCCCGACCAACGGCCGCGCCTACAACCAGGCGCTCTTCGCCCAGGCCGGCTCGGTGCCGTTCGAGTACGACAGCGCCGAGCCGACCGACATCGCGATCGACGTGAACGACGACGGCTCCAAGCGCGTCCTCGCGTACTGGGACGACCTGGTGAAGAAGGGCCTCGTCGCAACCGACGACGCGTTCACCGCCGACTACAACACCAAGCTCGTCGACGGCTCCTACGCCATCTACGTCGCCGCGGCCTGGGGCCCCGGCTACCTCTCGGGCCTCGCCGATGCCGACAGCGACGCCGTCTGGCAGGCCGCGCCGGTGCCGCAGTGGGATCCGGCCGACCCCGTGCAGATCAACTGGGGCGGCTCGACCTTCGCCGTGACCAGCCAGGCGAAGGACAAGGAGGCGGCCGCGACGGTCGCCAAGGAGGTCTTCGGCACCGAGGAGGCGTGGAAGATCGGCATCGAGGAGGCCGCGCTCTTCCCCCTGTGGAAGCCCATCCTCGAGTCGGACTACTTCCGCGACCTGGAGTACCCGTTCTTCGGCGGCCAGCAGATCAACAAGGACGTCTTCCTCGAGGCGGCGGCCGGCTACACCGGCTTCACCTTCAGCCCGTTCCAGAACTACGCGTACGACCAGCTCACCGAGCAGCTCTACGCGATGGTGCAGGGCGAGAAGAGCTCCGACCAGGCGCTCGACGACCTGCAGGCCTCGCTCGAGCAGTACGCGACCGAGCAGGGCTTCACCCTCCAGTGA